In Oreochromis niloticus isolate F11D_XX linkage group LG12, O_niloticus_UMD_NMBU, whole genome shotgun sequence, the DNA window gttcCAGCGGTTTTAGATTATATTTAAAGGACCAAGCGTAGAATGTGCCTTGAAAAAATCTCtatagatttctttttttttaatacaaagcTGGAAAACTGTTGTTATTCCAAATTTCCAGCAATTGCATCCTCTTCTAATTccttctttggtcattttgggCTGGATGGTATAGTCAACCCATCTAATAGTTCCATTGAGCTTTTGTGGATTTGTTTTAATCTCTTTATTGGACTATTTTCCATCAATAAAATATCAGTTTAAAAAATGAGCATTAATTGCAACCCCCGTTTCACCATATATTCCATGTTTTTCAGGCCGTTTAAATGTCAAACAAGAAGAGATTGATGACATGCTGAAGGAGGCACCAGGGCCCATTAATTTCACTGTCTTTCTCACCATGTTTGGAGAGAAACTAAAAGGTAAACGAGTTGCCGTTATATGACGttgaaaaaaagtgaaattgttTTTCTTCAATGCAGAACTGCCACTTTTCATCTATAGGTGCTGACCCAGAGGAGACTATCCTTAATGCTTTTAAAGTCTTTGACCCTGAGGGAAAAGGAACACTAAAGAAAGAGTTGTGAGTAATAGTCTGGTTCTTAAGCGACTCGTGATATTTGCATCTCGTTTGCTGATCATCACTGCTCGTCTTCACAGTGTGACAGAGATGCTGACGACCCAGGCTGACAGATTCTCTGCTGAAGAGGTTAGTGCTCCACCTCCGACGATGTAACAGATTGTGGAGCCTTGAGTTTTTATAAATGCAGATACGCTCTGTAACCATTCTTTTTACTTCGTACCCAAAGATGGAGCAGATGTTTCAGGCGTTCCCTCCAGATGTGGCAGGGAACCTGGACTACAAGAACCTCGTCTATGTCATCACACACGGTGAAGAGAAAGACCAGGAATAATCACGTCCTCCCTCACCGGGTCGTACTTGTGCTGAGATATGATCACATATGACAGCAAAAATGTAACTAacttcagcttcagtttttgaatGTGCACATGGATCAATGTGttcattattcattcattcatgatTATaacatgtatatgtatgtatattatTTGAATATAAATTAGTAATCTCTTCAAAGGTGAAATTAAAAGTGTATTTGACGTCAGATGTTTTTGACAAATCAATAAAGAAAGATTCAACCTCAGAGAGATGCATTGGAGAAGCTGAATCTCAGTGTATTTCATCTTCCATAAGTATTGATATTTAATTATCTGTATAtagtcattttatttcagtgcTCACAGTTGATCAGTAGAAGAACACTGGAACCCAGAAGCTCCAAGACCCATTTGTTCAATTTTGCCTTAAAGAGTACTTTAAGTGTATAAATATAAGGGAAAGGATTGCTAGGTAGACAGTGTGTCCTTTAAAAGGCTCTGTTTAAAGGTTTATTTTCCAAAGGGAGTAATTTCTACTCATTAAACAACAACTGCACCCAGGTTTTCACTAACCTCAGCTAATCTGAAAGATGCAGTGTCTATTTAGAGACTATACTTGTACTTTATCAATCACAGCtaaaacttttaaataaatatatgttaAAGTTAAACTCTAAACAGTCTGCATCCACTTTTCCATGGAAGAATAGGTGGCTACTCCACCATAGCTCACTTTCTGTTAATGGTGAAGCTAATCTGTAATTACACTTACTGTATACCctttatctttattttacatgtaaatCAATTTCTTGATTGTCTAGAAATTGGTGCGTCTCTAAGGTTTTTATTGGTTAACTGATTTTCAAATTGAAGCAAAAGTGTTCATCATACTGAATTCTTTCCTCTTCAGATAACACAGAACAGGAACCTGTAAAATTAATATCCGGTATGGTGAAAAAACCTAATTTCATTATactttgctaggaaaatggaaaataagtggagcaatttattgaaacaaGATCAAGCATACATGGAAATAGACTATATAAGCCAAAAGTTTAGAAATTTCTAATGAACttcaaagtcaatatttgatatGAATACTTTTATTCTTCACAACAGGCTGAACGTTTTTAGGGACGTTTTCTTGccatttctttaagcagtcttcaggaatagttctgcaggctttttgaaggacaatcaaagctcttctttggatgttggctgcctgttattctgttttctgttgagatgatcccacactgcttcgaTAATGTTGAGGACTTGGCTGGTGACTGAGGAGGCCAAACCatagtgtgtgtttttccatccAGATATACTTTTAGGCAGTGTGTTTGGTATCACTGTCATGTTGTCCAAACGACATGACGTTCAGGTACTGTGTCAGGTGGCTATAACAAAGTGGCTCAACGTacagtttaaaattggttctGCGCTAAGTCGTGTGTTATGTGTAGAAACAACACTGATTCATTTCTTGAGTTAGGTCCCTTTTGTGGGTTAAGTAGCTTACAAAACacgcaaataaaaaaaaatatccctctgaaaatggtcaggtacaaggactggactgaaaatgagtgaaaaatcaacaaatatccaaagaaaaaaatttaaagGACTTCATAAAGTCTTAAGCTGTCCCCATCCAGCACAGTAGGGGGCAGTAGTGTAGCAGCTACC includes these proteins:
- the myl2b gene encoding myosin, light chain 2b, regulatory, cardiac, slow → MAPKKAKKRAEGASSNVFSMFEQAQIQEFKEAFTIMDQNRDGFIDKNDLRDTFAALGRLNVKQEEIDDMLKEAPGPINFTVFLTMFGEKLKGADPEETILNAFKVFDPEGKGTLKKEFVTEMLTTQADRFSAEEMEQMFQAFPPDVAGNLDYKNLVYVITHGEEKDQE